In Paenacidovorax monticola, the genomic window CCATGCCGCCGCGTGGGGAATGGTGCCGTCCACGCGGCCGCCCACCGATTCGGCCAGGCGCAGGCCGTCGCCGGTGTTGGTGGAGGGGGAGGGCGAGAAGTGTTCCTTGCCCGTGGGGGCGTGCGGGAACAGCGCCTTGCGCCGCTCCACGTCGTACGGAAAGCCGCCGCAGGCCAGTACCACGCCCACCGTGGCCTGCACCTGGACCTTGCGGCCCTCGCGCAGCACCTCGGCGCCGCGCACGCCCGTGGCGTCGGTCACGAGCCGCGTGACGGGGGAGGACAGCCACACGGGAATGTCCAGGTCCATGCCGGCCTTGGCCAGGCGTCCCGCGAGCGCGTTGCCGTTGGTCAGCGTCATGCCGCGGCCGTGGCGCAGCACGTCGAGGAAGTGGCGGCCCAGCCGCTTGGTCACGTAGGCGAAGGAGGCGGGCGACTTGAAGGCCCGCATGAAGTGTTTGATCTCGGCGCCCGAGCCCAGCATCATGCCGAACACCGTCAGCTCTGGCAGCGCGGGGGCGAGCTGGCGGATGCGCGGGCCCAGTTCGCGGCCGTCGAAGGGGCGCGTCACCATCGAGCGCCCGCCGCTCTGGCCGCCCACGGCCTCGGCGTGGTAGTCGGGGAACACGGGCGGCATGTCGAACTGCACGCAGGTGCTCTGCGTGAAGAAGTCGATGGCCTTGGGGCCGTTGGCGAGGAAAGCGTCCACGCGGGCCTCGTCGAAGTGCGTCGTCGTCTCGTGCCGCAGGTAGTCCTTGGCGGCCCCTGCGGGTTCATGGATGCCCTGCTCGGTCGCCAGCCGCGTGCCCGGGATCCAGAGCCAGCCGCCCGAGCGCGCCGTGGTGCCGCCATAGCGCGCCTCCTTTTCCACCACCAGCACCTTGAGGCCCTGCGAGGCCGCCGTGATGGCCGTCGCCATGCCGGATGCCCCGGTACCCACCACCAGCACGTCGACCGTGATCTGTTCTTGCGTCATTCCTTGTGTCTCCAACGTCGATTCGACTTGCATGCATTGTGGAACCATCATCTGATAATTGTCAATGAGTTTGATAATATCGATGTGTACGATTAGATCGTATGCATCCATCTATGTCATGGAAAACCCTTATGGATACACTTGCGTACCCACACACCTCAGATCCCCCATGGAAAAGAACCGGCGCGGCATCCAATCGGTCGAGATCGGCAGCGCGCTGCTGCTGGAGCTCGCGCGGCACGTGCGCCCCATCGCGCTCAAGGACCTTGCCAAGGCGGCGGGCATGACGGCGGGCAAGGCCCATCCGTACATGGTGAGTTTTCTCAAGGTGGGTTTCGTGACGCAGACCGACGCGGGCCACTACGAGCTGGGCCCGCTGGCGCTGCAGCTTGGCCTGGCGCGGCTGCAGCGGCTCGACCCGGTGAAGGAGGCCTCGCAGTTCATCGAGGCCCTGGCCGAGGAAACGGGCCAGAGCGTGGCCGTGGCCGTGTGGGGTAACCTGGGCCCCACCATCGTGCGGCTGGAAGAGCCCATCGAGCCGCTGCACGTGAACCTGCGCACCGGCACCGTGATGTCGCTGGCCAACACGGCCACGGGGCGCCTGTTCGCGGCCTACCTGCCGCCCAAGGTGGTGGAGAAGATGCTGCAGGACGAGTTGGCGCGCCAGAGCGTGAGCGATGGCGCCCACCCGCCCGTCACGCCCGAGGCCATCGAGGCCGCGCTGGCGGAGACGCGGCGCCACGGCCTGTCGCGCACGCTGGGCCAGCCCATTCCGGGCATCGACGCGCTGTGCGCGCCCGTGTTCGATTCGGCCGGCCACCTGGTGCTGGGCCTGCTGGTCATGGGGCCTGCGGCCACCTTCGACAGCAGCTGGGACGGCAAGGTGGCGGTGCCCCTGCGGCAGTGCGCGCTCAGCGTGTCGCGCCGCATCGGCTACCAGGGCGGCTAACGCCTGCGGCTGCGGCGATCCCTGCCGCGCACGCCCGGGGTCGCCCAAAAAAAAGCCGGCGCGGGGCCGGCACGGTGAGGCGGTGGCGGCGGCTCAGAGCCCTAGCACCTTGGCCACGTAGTCCGCGTCCTTGTCGCCCCGGCCCGAGAGGTTCACCAGGATGTGCTGGTCCTTCGCCAGCGTGGGCGCCAGGCGCATGGCCCAGGCCACGGCATGGGCGCTTTCCAGCGCGGGGATGATGCCTTCCACGCGCGAGAGCTGCATGAAAGCGTCGAGGCATTCCTTGTCGGTCACGGCCTCGTACTGCACGCGGCCGATGTCCTTGAGGTAGCTGTGCTGCGGCCCCACGCCGGGGTAGTCCAGGCCCGAGGCGATGCTGTGCACGGCGGCGGGCGTGCCGTCGGCGTTCTCCAGCACGTAGCACTTCATGCCGTGGATTTCTCCGGGCTTGCCCATGCTGAGCGTGGCCGCGTGGCGGCCGGGCTTGTCGGTGCCTTCGCCCGAGGGTTCCACGCCCACCAGCTTCACGCCGGCGTCATTCAGGAAGGCGGTGAACATGCCCATGGCGTTGGAGCCGCCGCCCACGCAGGCGGCCACGTAGTCGGGCAGGCGGCCGTGCCTGGCCTGGAACTGCTCGCGCGCCTCGCGGCCGATGATGCTCTGGAAGTCGCGCACCATCATCGGGAACGGGTGCGGGCCCACCACCGAGCCGATGGCGTAGAGGTAGTCGGTGGGGTTGGTGAGGTACTCCTCGAAGGCGCTGTCCACGGCCTCCTTCAGCGTGGCCGCGCCGCGCGTCACGGGCACCAGCTTGCAGCCCAGGATACGCATCTTGGTGACGTTGGGGTGTTCCTTCTCGATGTCCACCTGGCCCATGTGGATCTCGCACGGAATGCCCACCAGCGCGCAGGCCGTGGCCAGCGCCACGCCATGCTGGCCCGCGCCCGTCTCGGCAATGACCTTCTTCTTGCCCATGAACTTGGCCAGCAGGGCTTCGCCCAGGCAGTGGTTGATCTTGTGCGCGCCGGTGTGGTTCAGGTCCTCGCGCTTGAGGTGGATCTGGGCGCCGCCGAGCTGGGCCGACAGGCGCCGGGCGTGGAAGATGGGGCTGGGCCGGCCCACATAGTCGGCGAACAGCTGGGCCAGCTCTTGCTGGAAGTCCTCGCGCTGCGTGATCTCGGCGTAGGCGGTGTTGATGTCGTCCATGGCCTGCTTGAGATGCGGCGGCACCAGCTGGCCACCGTAGGGGCCGAAGAAGCCGGCGGTGTCGGGCATGGGGGCGAAGGGGGCATGGTCGTCATGGCGATGGGATCTCCTGGAGTGGTGATTGCAACCAATTTGATAGCTGCAGGCGCTTTCTGGATGAGCGCTGAAGGCCATTCATCCTAACCGGGATGGGCTGGAAGAAAAACGGGCGCCGCGACAGCCTTGCCGCAGCGCCCGCTTCAGGTGGCTGGGGTGATGGCGTCCATCAGCCCTTCTTCTGCAGCATCTTGATGACGCTGGAGAAGTCTTCCCCGCCGTGCCCGGCGATGCTGTGCGCGGCGTAGATCGCGCGCGCCAGGCCGCCCAGCGGGGTGCTGGCCTTGGTGGCCATGGCGTTTTCCTGGGCCAGGCCCAGGTCCTTCAGCATGAGGTCGGTGCCGAAGCCGCCCGCGTAGCCCTTGCTGGCCGGGGCGTTCTCGTGCACGCCGGGGAAGGGGTTGTACTTTTCGAGCGCCCAGTTGCCGCCCGAGCTGCGGCGCATGATTTCGCTCAGCACCTTGGGGTCCAGCCCATTGGCCACACCCAGGGCGATGGCCTCGCTGGTGCCCACCATCAGGATGCCCAGCAGCATGTTGTTGCAGATCTTGGCGGTCTGGCCCGCGCCCACGCTGCCGGCGTGGAAGATGTTGGCGCCCATTTTTTCGAGCAGGGGGCGGGCGCGCTCCAGGTGGGCGTCGCTGCCGCCCACCATGAAGGTGAGGGTGCCCGCGATGGCGCCGCCGGTGCCGCCCGAGACCGGCGCGTCGATGAAGGCGATGCCCGCAGCCTCGGCGGCCTTGGCCAC contains:
- a CDS encoding FAD-dependent oxidoreductase; translation: MTQEQITVDVLVVGTGASGMATAITAASQGLKVLVVEKEARYGGTTARSGGWLWIPGTRLATEQGIHEPAGAAKDYLRHETTTHFDEARVDAFLANGPKAIDFFTQSTCVQFDMPPVFPDYHAEAVGGQSGGRSMVTRPFDGRELGPRIRQLAPALPELTVFGMMLGSGAEIKHFMRAFKSPASFAYVTKRLGRHFLDVLRHGRGMTLTNGNALAGRLAKAGMDLDIPVWLSSPVTRLVTDATGVRGAEVLREGRKVQVQATVGVVLACGGFPYDVERRKALFPHAPTGKEHFSPSPSTNTGDGLRLAESVGGRVDGTIPHAAAWVPTSVTTRPDGSKGVMPHFIDRAKPGVIAVTRQGRRFANEGNSYHDFVQAMVAACRGEPEVSAWLLCDHKALRSYGLGCVAPFPLPIGRHLKSGYLKRGSTVAELARQIGVDPQTLEATVTEFNQGARRGEDPAFGKGSKAYNRYQGDALVTPNPCVAPLEHGPYYAIKLVVGDIGTFAGLVTDAQTRVLDAERRPIPGLYAVGNDAASIMGGNYPGAGITLGPALTFGYVAGMQLAAAKAARPAAQPTPQREAALHA
- the mmsB gene encoding 3-hydroxyisobutyrate dehydrogenase, producing MKIAFIGLGNMGGPMALNLHKAGHAVTAFDLNKDACAKVQAEGVAVAASAQDAVQGAEAIVTMLPASQHVEGLFLGNGNGPGLLASIAKGALVIDSSTIAAATSQKVAKAAEAAGIAFIDAPVSGGTGGAIAGTLTFMVGGSDAHLERARPLLEKMGANIFHAGSVGAGQTAKICNNMLLGILMVGTSEAIALGVANGLDPKVLSEIMRRSSGGNWALEKYNPFPGVHENAPASKGYAGGFGTDLMLKDLGLAQENAMATKASTPLGGLARAIYAAHSIAGHGGEDFSSVIKMLQKKG
- a CDS encoding IclR family transcriptional regulator, with the protein product MEKNRRGIQSVEIGSALLLELARHVRPIALKDLAKAAGMTAGKAHPYMVSFLKVGFVTQTDAGHYELGPLALQLGLARLQRLDPVKEASQFIEALAEETGQSVAVAVWGNLGPTIVRLEEPIEPLHVNLRTGTVMSLANTATGRLFAAYLPPKVVEKMLQDELARQSVSDGAHPPVTPEAIEAALAETRRHGLSRTLGQPIPGIDALCAPVFDSAGHLVLGLLVMGPAATFDSSWDGKVAVPLRQCALSVSRRIGYQGG
- the trpB gene encoding tryptophan synthase subunit beta, with the translated sequence MPDTAGFFGPYGGQLVPPHLKQAMDDINTAYAEITQREDFQQELAQLFADYVGRPSPIFHARRLSAQLGGAQIHLKREDLNHTGAHKINHCLGEALLAKFMGKKKVIAETGAGQHGVALATACALVGIPCEIHMGQVDIEKEHPNVTKMRILGCKLVPVTRGAATLKEAVDSAFEEYLTNPTDYLYAIGSVVGPHPFPMMVRDFQSIIGREAREQFQARHGRLPDYVAACVGGGSNAMGMFTAFLNDAGVKLVGVEPSGEGTDKPGRHAATLSMGKPGEIHGMKCYVLENADGTPAAVHSIASGLDYPGVGPQHSYLKDIGRVQYEAVTDKECLDAFMQLSRVEGIIPALESAHAVAWAMRLAPTLAKDQHILVNLSGRGDKDADYVAKVLGL